The Angustibacter sp. Root456 genome includes the window CAGGCGGCCGAGCACGTACGGCGGAGCGATCAGGGTGAGCACGAAGATGACGTCGCCGACGCCGTGCTGGCGCGTGTCGACGAACCGGTAGTCGACCCAGAACGTCGCCAGCACCACGGCGAGGCCGGCCAGGCCGCGGTTGCCCGCCGGCCAGCGCCCGAGGGCGTACCCGACCGCGGCGCAGAACAGGATCGGCGCCGCGAGGTCGTCCAGCGCGGGCCCCATCCAGGGGATCTGCAGCAGCGTGACCGCACTGGCCGTGGGCGCCAGCACGCCGTACCGACGGCGTCTCACCAGCAGCGCTGCCGCGACGACCTCGAGTGCGGCCGCAGCCGGGCCGCCCTGCGGCCGGGTCATGGCTAGCTCACCGAGCGCCACGACGAGCAGACCCACCGGCAGCAGGAGGTCGCCGTACCGCGAAAGAGTGCGCTCGAGCACGCGCCGAGCGTACGGCGGCCGGGGCCCTGCCGACATCGACTTGACGGGCGACGCCCTCTCCACCCTGGGGCGGACCCCGGTGCCATCCCTGCGGCGACGACGCAGGCCGGTCGCGGTTCCTAGCGTCGTCGAGCACGGACGCAGGGTCCGGCTCGAGAAGGAGGACGACATGCTCAGCACGGCACACAGCCAGCGCACCGTGGGACGGCTGGCCTGGGTGGCGGCGTGGACGGGACTGGTGGTGGGCCAGCTGCACGCGCTCGCCCGGCACAACACCGCGGACGGTGCCGGCGACCTCACGCTGCCCCTGACCCGCCTGTGGTCGGACCCGGCGCGCTCCGCACTGCGACCACTGCTCGACTGGGCCGACCCCGACACGGTGTACCTCACCTACGGCAAGATCTGGCTGCCGGTGTTCGTCGCGTTCACGCTCTGCGCGGTCGTGGTGCGCCGACGTCGGCGGCCGAGCGGCTTCGAGAAGGTGGCCTGGGCCGTGGCCCTCACCGGCTACGCCCTCGCGTGCGTCGGGGTCTTCCTCGACTACTACACGCAGTGGACGTCGTACCTGCCCGACGCCGTGGCCGGGCCGATGTTCGCCGTCACGATCGCCGGGCTGCTGCTCACCCTCGTCGGCTCCACGCTGCTCGGCATCGCGCTGCTGCGCCGCGGCGGGGTGCCGCGCCTGGCCGGGTGGCTGCTGGCGCTCACCATCCCGCTGGCGGCTGGGGTGCTGCAGCTGACGTCGATGGGCAGCGCGGCGCTGCCCATCATGTTCGCCTTCGGGCTGATCGGGCGCGATCTCGCCGCCGAGCAGCCGTACGCCCAGGTCGCCGGTGCGCCGGTGAGCGCCTGACCCGCACCCCTGCGGGCACGCGGTCGGCGGGGCGGCCACCGAGGCGGCCGCCCCGCCGAGTGCGCGTCAGCCCTTGCCAGTGAAGCCGACGTCCTGCAGGCCCAGCTCGAGCACGGGCGTCACCTGGCTGCCGACCACGTTCTTCTGCATCAGGTAGTTGACCGTCTCGTAGTGCACGAACACCAGCGGCGCCTCCGTGCGCACGATGTCGCGGATCTGCGTGTACAGCGCCTTGCGCTTGCCCTCGTCGGTCTCCTGCGCGGCCTGGGCGATGAGCTTGTCGACCTGCGGGTTGGAGTAGCCCGTCGTGTTGATCGGTCCGCCGGACGCGATGACGAGCGAGTAGAAGTTGTCCGGGTCGATCGTGCGCTCCTGGTAGGCGCTGGTGATCTGGTAGTCCTTCTTGGAGAAGGCGTCGAACCACACCGAGACGTCGACCTGCTTGATGTTCATGGTGATGCCGACCTTCTTCAGCTGGTCGCGCACCACCTCGCCGGTCTTGAGCAGCTCGGGGTACTGCGGCAGCCCGAGGTACTCGATGGTGAGGCCGTTCGAGTAGCCCGCCTTGGCCAGCAGGTCCTTGGCCTTGGCGAGGTCCGGGCCGCTCTTGTAGGGGTCGCTGCCGTCGAACCAGCTGGAACCGCTCGGCACCTCCTGGTTGCCGACCTCGCCCGTGCCGGCGTAGGCGAGGGCGCGGATGGCGCTCCGGTCGAGCGCCCACGCGATCGCCTGGCGCACCTCGACCTTGTCGAACGGCGCCTTGGTGGTGTTCATCGCGAGGAAGTCCGGGATGCCCGCGGTGGCACTGGTGACGTAGGTGAACCGGCTGTCGTTCTTCAAGGACGCGAGCTGGGTCAGCGGCACGGCGTCGACCCAGTTCACCTCTCCGGAGCCGAGCGCGTCGATGCGGCTCTGGTCGACGTTGAGGAAGCGGAAGGTCACCTCGTCGACCAGCGGCTTGCCCTGCTCGAAGTAGCCGTCGAACTTCTTGACGGTGATGTGGTCGCCCTGCACCCACTCGACGAACTGGAACGGCCCGGTGCCGACCGGCTTGCGGGCGGGGTCCTGGCTCTCGATGGCCTTTTGGTTCACGATCTCGCCGTTGTTCGCGAGGTTGGTCAGGAAGGGGCCGTAGGGGGTCTTGAGCTTGAAGACGACCTGGGTGTCCGACGGCGTCTCGACCGACGCGATGGCCGCGAACAGGCCGGCGTAGGAGCTGGCTGTCTTCGGGTTCAGGATGCGGTCGAAGGTGTACTTGACGTCCTTGCTGGTGAACTTCTCGCCGTTGTGGAACGTCGCGTTGTCGACCAGGTCGAACGTCCAGGTCCGGTCGTCGGTCGCCGTCCACTTGGTGGCGAGACGGGGGACGAACTCGCCCTTGGCGTCCATGGTGAGCAGCTTGCTGAAGATGCCGTCGTAGACCTGCGCGCCGGTGTACACCGTCGACGTCGCGGGGTCGAGGCTGTCGGGCTCACCGGTGAGGGCGGCGACGAGCGTGCCGCCTGGGGTAGCCGTCGCGGTCGAGGTCGCCGTCTTCGAGGAGGCTGACTTGTCGTTGACCGAGCTGCAGGCGGCGAGGCCGGGGA containing:
- a CDS encoding ABC transporter substrate-binding protein — protein: MDAQTPSTRPSRRLVLQGAGVFTLAALFPGLAACSSVNDKSASSKTATSTATATPGGTLVAALTGEPDSLDPATSTVYTGAQVYDGIFSKLLTMDAKGEFVPRLATKWTATDDRTWTFDLVDNATFHNGEKFTSKDVKYTFDRILNPKTASSYAGLFAAIASVETPSDTQVVFKLKTPYGPFLTNLANNGEIVNQKAIESQDPARKPVGTGPFQFVEWVQGDHITVKKFDGYFEQGKPLVDEVTFRFLNVDQSRIDALGSGEVNWVDAVPLTQLASLKNDSRFTYVTSATAGIPDFLAMNTTKAPFDKVEVRQAIAWALDRSAIRALAYAGTGEVGNQEVPSGSSWFDGSDPYKSGPDLAKAKDLLAKAGYSNGLTIEYLGLPQYPELLKTGEVVRDQLKKVGITMNIKQVDVSVWFDAFSKKDYQITSAYQERTIDPDNFYSLVIASGGPINTTGYSNPQVDKLIAQAAQETDEGKRKALYTQIRDIVRTEAPLVFVHYETVNYLMQKNVVGSQVTPVLELGLQDVGFTGKG